From a region of the Vanrija pseudolonga chromosome 2, complete sequence genome:
- the SPAC3G6.03c gene encoding Maf-like protein translates to MSVVPKRPSPVLPTAMPWPIFEKLKNKRVVLASSSPRRKDILENIGFKPEIVPSTFDEDLPKNMFEDRLADYPVATAGEKAMEVYERLIRENEADPADIVISADTVVIFPPEKDTAEGGVAHGEHSEILEKPPNKNEQLRLLDLMAGRSCEVVTAVCIVYPTVEHPGFKLQSINQSTIVHFYDNDIETIKAYVEHGEGHDRAGGFAIQGLGGLLIEKIEGDYDNCVGFPNSAFWRWMAELDEDGTFDDI, encoded by the exons ATGTCTGTCGTTCCCAAGCGCCCCTCGCCGGTTCTGCCCACCGCGATGCCGTGGCCAATCTTCGAGAAGCTCAAGAAcaagcgcgtcgtgctcgcgtcttcctcgcctcggAGGAAGGACATCCTCGAGAACATT GGCTTCAAGCCGGAGATCGTTCCGTCTACATTTGACGAGGACCTCCCCAAGAACATGTTCGAGGACCGGCTAGCCGACTACCCCGTCGCCACGGCCGGCGAGAAG GCGATGGAGGTGTACGAGCGCCTAATTCGGGAGAACGAGGCCGACCCCGCAGACATTGTCATCAGTG CCGACACCGTCGTGATCTTCCCTCCCGAGAAGGACACGGCCGAGGGTGGCGTGGCCCACGGCGAGCACTCGGAGATCCTGGAGAAGCCGCCCAACAAGAacgagcagctgcgcctcctcgacctgaTGGCAGGACGTAGCTGCGAGGTGGTGACGGCCGTGTGCATTG TCTACCCCACAGTAGAGCACCCCGGCTTCAAACTGCAGAGCATCAACCAGTCGACGATTGTGCACTTCTACGACAACGACATTGAGACTATCAAGGCGTacgtcgagcacggggaGGGCCACGACCGTGCGGGCGGCTTCGCGATCCAGGGCCTTGGAGGGCTGCTGATTGAGAAGATTGAGGGCGATTATGACAACTGTGTCGGCTTTCCCAACTCTGCTTTCTGGCGGTGgatggccgagctcgacgaggacggaaCGTTTGACGACATTTAG
- the SPCC1840.07c gene encoding putative protein gives MPTPTRILLLLAAAAATLFFLFWRPSPPPPSDTAPSPGGEAFRQRLVAIGDLHGDINNAKRVLRMAGLTDKTDHWAGGNDIFIYELWYRLRGEASAVGGRVINLLGNHEVMNAIGDWRYVTQADIKHWGGVENRQHELSKEGWLGKDWLANYSISALVPLSPFPSAPTLSFQHGSLRPSFPNLTPYPDAINRLGHSLLTRALTPPLAKPYPPNPYSGLPAGTTREEAELYDGGGPLWWRGLADVEDDRIVCGWAKELQEKIGVRRVIGGHTPDFDKIVHRCNASVIIIDTGISYAYGGVLSALEIIYTLTPVPKDDAHRQDPFVAPGNGTDAPHVLRAGEKYIEREEVNAIYQTGKKRIALEVRQIVL, from the exons atgccgacgccgacacgcatCTTATTGCTGCttgcagcggcggctgccaCTCTCTTCTTTCTCTTCTGGCGACCAAGCCCACCGCCACCATCGGACACGGCGCCGTCACCGGGCGGGGAGGCGTTCCGCCAACGCTTGGTCGCCATCGGCGACCTGCACGGGG ACATTAACAATGCGAAACGCGTCCTCCGGATGGCCGGGCTCACGGACAAGACTGACCACTGGGCCGGCGGTAACGACATCTTT ATCTACGAGCTCTGGTATCGGCTGCGCGGGGAGGCTtccgccgtcggcggccgcgttATCAACCTCCTCGGTAACCACGAGGTCATGAACGCCATCGGGGACTGGCGCTACGTCACCCAGGCGGACATCAAGCactggggtggggtggagaACCGGCAGCATGAGCTGTCCAAGGAGGGGTGGCTGGGCAAGGACTGGCTGGCCAA CTACTCGATCTCGGCCCTCGTTCCCCTCTCGCCGttcccctcggcgccgaccctCTCCTTCCAGCACGGCTCGCTGCGGCCCTCGTTCCCGAACCTGACACCGTACCCCGACGCAATCAACCGGTTGGGCCACTCGCTCCTCACGCGTGCGCTCACCCCGCCACTTGCGAAGCCGTACCCGCCGAACCCGTACTCTGGCCTCCCGGCCGGCACAACGCGCGAAGAGGCCGAGCTGtacgacggcggcggaccGCTCTGGTGGCGCGGGCTCGCtgatgtcgaggacgaccgcATCGTGTGCGGCTGGGCCAAGGAGCTCCAGGAGAAGATTGGAGTGCGGAGAGTCATTGGC GGCCACACACCCGACTTTGACAAGATTGTGCACCGCTGCAATGCGTCGGTGATCATCATTGATACAG GCATCTCGTACGCGTACGGCGGCGTCCTCTCCGCCCTCGAGATCATCTACACTCTCACCCCTGTCCCCAAGGACGACGCGCACCGCCAGGACCCGTTTGTCGCGCCTGGCAacggcaccgacgcgccTCACGTTCTGCGTGCGGGCGAGAAGTAcattgagcgcgaggaggtcaacGCCATCTACCAGACTGGCAAGAAGCGTATCGCGCTCGAAGTGCGACAGATTGTGCTATAA
- the rad18 gene encoding Postreplication repair E3 ubiquitin-protein ligase rad18: MDHPLLAADDPLPPFPASYPQLSRVDRAVSCAICKELYKGPVSIACGHSFCSACIRSFLDTQKKCPTCHEPAKEGSIRRNRALEEMTDAWEGARPSLLELAQPKKRVVHEAGPSKRKRASSSPRRTASPDSDVEVLGDDDSQELTDKDEQPCPLCAAVMATGDIPLHIDRGCPPPKGKAAKVTASSGNQKADWKKVFASAGGGKTKVADMRRIVKPNYSLTGQAELRALLTEHGLPTTGERPALEARFQEWIVLYNANLDTSHPSSLPALRAQLAQIESSRKRDKDRGKDDEVGALQTKEGMHKHAQDQRSEFERLRQQILDRKAKKTGMAVDSPIEVE; this comes from the exons ATGGATCACCCGCTACtagccgccgacgacccactcccccccttccccgccTCCTACCCCCAGCTCAgtcgcgtcgaccgcgcAGTCTCGTGCGCGATCTGCAAGGAGCTCTACAAGGGCCCCGTCAGCATCGCGTGTGGGCACTCGTTCTGCTCGGCC TGCATTCGCTCCTTCCTTGACACGCAGAAGAAGTGTCCTACCTGTCATGAACCGGCCAAGGAGGGATCCATCCGGCGTAACCGCGCTCTGGAAGAGATGACGGACGCGTGGGAGGGGGCAAG GCCATCACTGCTCGAACTTGCCCAGCCGAAGAAGCGTGTGGTGCATGAGGCCGGACCGTCGAAGAGGAaacgcgcgagctcgtctcCGCGGCGGACAGCGAGTCCGGACAGCGACGTTGAGGTgttgggcgacgacgactcacAGGAGTTGACAGACAAGG ACGAGCAACCGTGTCCCCTGTGTGCGGCAGTGATGGCGACTGGGGACATCCCTCTCCACATCGACCGTGGGTGCCCACCAccaaagggcaaggcggccaaggtcACCGCCTCGTCCGGGAACCAGAAGGCCGACTGGAAGAAGGTCTTCGCGTCGGCAGGCGGAGGCAAGACGAAAGTCGCAGACATGCGGCGTATTGTCAAGCCCAACTACAGCCTGACtggccaggccgagctgcgcgccctCTTGACC GAGCACGGTTTGCCAACTACGGGCGAGCGACCGGCACTCGAGGCGCGATTCCAGGAATGGATCGTGCTGTACAACGCCAACCTCGACACGTCACACCCATCATCCCTGCCAGCGCTGCGTGCACAGCTGGCGCAGATCGAGAGCTCGCGGAAACGCGACAAGGACCgcggcaaggacgacgaggtcggcgccctcCAGACAAAGGAGGGCATGCACAAGCACGCGCAGGACCAGCGATCCGAGTTTGAGCGCCTCCGCCAGCAAATCCTCGAccgcaaggccaagaagactGGCATGGCCGTCGACAGCCCCATTGAAGTCGAGTAG
- the GCS1_0 gene encoding Ceramide glucosyltransferase, which yields MPDERGSVSFFLAIGGLVLYGVVWAVGLNGWRVAKTRYGRASAPSRLATLPATSVPGVTIIRPLCGLDSNLYNSLETVMRLDYPRYEVIFAFQDAGDEAIPVVRLLIKNYKHVDARIVINPAKVGVNPKVNNLMQPFHEAQYDLLWVIDSTVAVTEGTLGRMVDAWVSGAGGGTDVESRAAAYAPPTRGQVGLVHQVPIAVVYHRSWGSLIEQAFLNGNHAKMYLSINDVAVESCVVGKSNMYSRASIAGLRTPSPTLRASPDPPSGLAGFGPFMAEDNMIAMTLWRSGLKHAMTPDVALDFIGALSVRQYIDRRARWIRVRKVMVLPATLIEPFTECLLGSLMGSWALNRLFNIPQAPVFVASVLAWFLVDNSVRRSLSTNVRHIGPQTSTGTFALAWAARELLALPVWLYAMVGSTVMWRGHRYRILASGEAKRVD from the exons ATGCCAGACGAAAGAG GCTCGGTATCCTTCTTCCTCGCGATCGGCGGGCTGGTGCTCTACGGCGTCGTGTGGGCCGTCGGGCTCAACGGATGGCGGGTGGC GAAGACGCGGTACggccgcgcgtcggcgccgtcgcggctcgcgacgctgcccGCCACCTCGGTGCCCGGCGTGACTATCATCCGGCCGCTGTGCGGGCTCGACTCGAACCTGTACAACTCGCTCGAGACGGTCATGCGGCTCGACTATCCGCGCTACGAGGTGATCTTTGCGTTCCAGGACGCGGGGGACGAGGCGATCCCGGTCGTGCGACTCCTCATCAAGAACTATAAGCACGTTGACGCGCGCATTGTCATCA ACCCCGCAAAGGTCGGCGTCAACCCCAAGGTCAACAACCTGATGCAGCCGTTCCACGAGGCGCAGTACGACCTGCTGTGGGTCATCGACTCGACGGTCGCCGTGACTGAGGGCACGCTGGGCCGCATGGTCGACGCGTGGGTGtccggcgcgggcggcggcaccgacgtcgagagccgcgcagcggcatacgcgccgccgaccagAGGCCAGGTCGGGCTGGTGCACCAGGTGCCCATCGCGGTCGTGTACCACCGCTCGTGGGGCAGCCTGATCGAGCAGGCGTTCCTGAACGGTAACCACGCCAAGATGTATCTGTCCATCAACGACGTGGCGGTCGAGTCGTGCGTCGTGGGCAAGAGCAACATGTACTCGCGGGCCAGTATCGCCGGGCTacgcacgccgtcgcccacgcTCCGCGCGTCGCCTGATCCGCCTTCCGGGCTAGCAGGCTTCGGCCCCTTCATGGCAGAGGACAACATGATCGCCATGACGCTCTGGCGTAGCGGCCTCAAGCACGCCATGAcgcccgacgtcgcgctcgacttTATCGGCGCGCTCAGCGTGCGCCAGTACATtgaccgccgcgcccgctggATCAGGGTGCGCAAGGTCATGGTGCTGCCTGCGACGCTCATCGAGCCGTTCACAGAGTGCCTGCTCGGCAGCTTGATGGGATCGTGGGCGCTTAATCGGCTGTTCAACATCCCCCAGGCGCCCGTGTTCGTCGCGAGCGTCCTCGCGTGgttcctcgtcgacaactCGGTACGCAGGAGCCTGTCTACCAACGTGCGGCATATCGGGCCCCAGACGAGCACCGGTACGTTCGCGCTTGCgtgggccgcgcgcgagctcctcgccctccctgTTTGGCTGTATGCCATGGTCGGGTCGACCGTCATGTGGCGCGGGCACAGATATCGTATCTTGGCAAGCGGCGAGGCAAAGAGAGTCGACTAG
- the NBAS gene encoding Neuroblastoma-amplified sequence: MESPQDAPVASSSSAQVLGPDELLATPSSKLSLGLITSSLDSLGPSTRLVTCANLVLGGKILDQATLRRVIQLGLDAGEEEATLLEDDVRSRLENTSKTGDGWEGWSRDDVRTQLHAALGTDAIRLLVARCLAILQDARRRLDTYDVFAPPRRRKEPSSTSQHTESTLDLDDPWADNDDEEDEDVPAILDDPWADGDEDDDMNANEAEETPEAEAPEPPIDVPSFILQPLPLTVLYLASSASIAAVRAVCERHAQDLWPYRISIVEAVPAWVSPADENMLALLPGASDDGAEQPWPRKKTDEGKTFLDYLTGEYGLSALTSSPAELLPGPQNTQLSGDALTQWYTDRVFELDGLGLLDGQLAWVQHGAALGVPGLDAIGEDLSLLSRLIYDANLSPAQLEQWSLVRWRDADEKALVKEYLAASTPDSIVGDIRRLVLPYLYVLESRAERAGTPDPGLVDRMLHETILELPLHLALPCFEASKATLRAPQRLVKDDQMVARLALACLYGSDQRDSWSTMSAIFECLPVWDVSGSDPESDREATATTLDSIASFIRPTVSNAGPHSPKELFIFFSPLPFASLSRALDILDVHLESGEILARWDVRVQLRTLLQSAKDHDEQVMLAEKMGRRLASAGGGDDRRWVALWEDMLKLQRGNDSLLRGALGTLTPEELMRIFLGSLLLSGNVGVARKVIQRLQPEGYFTPQTLEDVVLTTSKELYMRAETGNIHTGDMKLAYECLSVAPESPAIRAEQDFIQATSRLSTYRSLSNLSPAEIRYTPNKLDLIRRVLSTSDDAYRHPHIVLELAEKLGIKDEAARAEILAMMADAAVAAEDWTLAQQRVDEMVALAKPDLGDSDAAAQRTRDVVWRSCFELGRQSEYGDVVGRQALLAQAMLLCPAEHVSVILPIYRGIEAQIAAHPEVLRRAGSSTASTSAPSPTAEERVLGSRTAARAARMALDIGASFRNYTGSPALPSGRSDLSRWDSRGSHGSKDGRDAAALFDRHADGGNEGVREGAKRALVKGVGWLLGADESEIVG; the protein is encoded by the exons aTGGAGTCGCCACAGGACGCACCAGTggcgtcttcgtcgtcggcgcaaGTACTCGGccccgacgagctcctcgccacgCCGTCCTCCAAGCTGTCCTTGGGGCTGATCAcctcctcgctcgactcgctcggcccGTCGACCCGGCTCGTGACCTGCGCCAACCTCGTGCTCGGGGGCAAGATACTTGACCAGGCGACTCTGCGGCGCGTGATccagctcgggctcgacgcaggcgaggaggaggcgacgctcctcgaggacgacgtgcggTCGCGCCTTGAAAATACGAGCAAGACCGGCGACGGCTGGGAGGGGtggtcgcgcgacgacgtgcgcaCGCAGCTTCatgccgcgctcggcaccgACGCGATCCGGCTGCTCGTAGCCCGCTGCCTTGCGATCTTGCaggacgcgcgccgccggctggACACGTACGATGTGTTCGCGCCCCCACGGCGGCGGAAAGagccgagcagcacgagccaGCACACCGAGTCGAcgctcgaccttgacgaccCGTGGGCGGAcaacgatgacgaggaggacgaggatgttCCCGCGATATTGGACGATCCCTGGGCGGACggagacgaggacgacgacatgaATGCCaacgaggcggaggagacgccagaggccgaggcgccagaGCCGCCAATAGACGTCCCGAGCTTCATCCtgcagccgctgccgctcacGGTACTGtacctcgcctcgtcggcgagcatAGCGGCCGTACGTGCCGTGTGCGAGCGCCACGCGCAGGACCTGTGGCCGTACCGCATATCCATTGTCGAGGCCGTCCCGGCATGGGTGTCGCCCGCAGACGAGAACATGCTCGCTTTGCTGCCTGGGGCGTCGGACGACGGGGCGGAGCAGCCGtggccgaggaagaagaccgacgagggcaagacgTTCCTCGACTACCTGACGGGCGAGTACGGCCTGTCGGCgctgacgtcgtcgccggccgagcTCCTCCCCGGCCCGCAGAACACGCAGCTGTCAGGCGACGCCCTGACCCAGTGGTACACGGACCGGGTGTTCGAGCTCGATGGGCTGGGCCTACTCGACGGCCAGCTCGCGTGGGtgcagcacggcgccgcgctcggcgtgcccggcctcgacgcgatCGGCGAGGACCTGTCGCTTCTCTCGAGGCTGATCTACGACGCCAACTTGTCCCCCGCGCAGTTGGAACAGTGGTCCCTCGTGAGATGgcgcgacgcggacgagAAAGCCCTGGTTAAGGAGTACCTCGCTGCCTCGACGCCCGACTCGATCGTGGGCGACATCCGACGCCTGGTCCTGCCCTACCTCTACGTGCTGGagtcgcgcgccgagcgcgccggcacgcctGACCCTGGACTCGTGGACCGCATGCTCCATGAGACCATCCTCGAGCTGCCGCTGCACCTCGCTCTGCCGTGCTTCGAGGCGTCCAAggcgacgctgcgcgcgccacAACGGCTGGTGAAGGATGACCAGATGGTGGCccgcctggcgctggcgtgTCTCTACGGCAGCGACCAGCGCGACTCGTGGTCGACCATGTCGGCCATCTTCGAGTGCTTGCCTGTCTGGGACGTGTCGGGGAGTGACCCCGAGTCGGATAGAgaagcgacagcgacgacgctcgACTCGATCGCGTCGTTCATCCGCCCGACGGTGTCCAACGCCGGGCCGCACTCGCCCAAGGAGCTGTTcatcttcttctcgccgctgccgttcGCCTCGCTGTCGAGAGCACTGGACATTCTCGATGTCCAcctcgagtcgggcgagatCCTCGCCAGATGGGACGTCCGCGTGCAGCTCCGCACGCTGCTCCAGTCGGCAAAGgaccacgacgagcaggtcATGCTCGCTGAGAAGATGGGCCGGCGGCTCGCGTCTgcaggcggcggtgacgaccgCCGCTGGGTCGCGCTGTGGGAGGACATGCTCAAGCTCCAGCGCGGCAACGACTCGCtcctccgcggcgcgctgggcacGCTCACACCCGAGGAGCTCATGCGCATCTTCCTTGGCTCTCTGCTTCTCTCGGGCAACGTTGgcgtggcgaggaaggtcaTCCAGCGCCTCCAGCCAGAGGGCTACTTTACGCCCCAGACCCTCGAGGATGTGGTCCTCACCACGTCCAAGGAGCTGTACatgcgcgccgagacgggcaaTATCCACACAGGGGATATGAAGCTCGCATACGAGTG CCTGTCTGTCGCGCCTGAATCCCCCGCcatccgcgccgagcaggacTTTATCCAAGCCACATCCCGCCTGAGCACTTACCGCTCACTGTCAAACCTGTCGCCCGCCGAGATCCGGTACACGCCGAACAAGCTCGACCTGATCCGACGTGTACTGTCAACGTCAGACGACGCCTACCGGCATCCGCATatcgtgctcgagctggccgagaaGCTGGgcatcaaggacgaggcggcgcgcgccgagattCTGGCCATGATGGCTGATGCGGCCGTTGCGGCCGAGGACTGGACGCTGGCacagcagcgcgtcgacgagatggTAGCCCTCGCAAAgcccgacctcggcgacagcgatGCGGCAGCCCAGAGAACCCGCGACGTCGTGTGGCGCTCGTGCTTTGAGCTCGGGCGGCAGAGCGAGTATGGCGACGTGGTGGGCCGCCAGGCCCTACTGGCGCAGGCGATGCTGCTCTGCCCGGCCGAGCACGTGTCGGTCATCCTCCCGATCTACCGGGGCATCGAGGCCCAGATCGCCGCACACCCCGAGGTTCTtcgccgcgctggctcgtcgacggccagcacgtcggcgccgtccccGACTGCAgaggagcgcgtgctcggctcGCGCACAGCAGCACGCGCTGCACGCATGGCCCTCGACATTGGCGCCAGCTTCAGGAACTACACTGGCTCGCCTGCGCTCCCATCAGGCAGGTCAGATTTGAGCCGATGGGATTCGCGCGGCAGTCATGGTAGCAAGGacgggcgcgacgcggccgctCTGTTCGATCGGCATGCagacggcggcaacgagggCGTGCGTGAGGGAGccaagcgcgcgctcgtcaaggGCGTTGGGTGGTTGCTTGGCGCCGATGAGAGCGAGATTGTGGGTTAA
- the faeA gene encoding putative feruloyl esterase A, with amino-acid sequence MRLFNLIVPLISLAGVAYGLPSTSPLAGRSLAPRGVGTLGEGAFAGSGADASRITALQLLLGVRGHAVAVDGVWGSETSGAVSAFQSGAGLDADGIPGPATLGALVDQIQQGDGGGIVSAAQTTLKTHGGPADLAVDGDFGPGTHAAAVALQGAYGLAQDGIIGHNSWTALFNEPLAAPPPPPPTPEDPKKPVPNAVTAGQARLLSDPEIIDLERKARYAASTAPAGTARLYRRVGGTWWNNLWILQKTPTEEHFPGSTGVRLHSGFYDDFVAMIKPIHAAVAKARVDGNTRILVVGHSQGGAVSTLMAASLQATFSDMTVFGASFSAPRQGNTKWADYVDRVLKDRAPHVINYNDAVPNLPMREGKLFGQTFEYTHPSHEVWITKEQQWIACNGRENTYCANSTMPKSFGPHGGPFGTVKGMGGCEASRGIARPSG; translated from the exons atgaGGCTGTTTAATCTCATCGTACCGCTCATAtccctcgccggcgtggcgTATGGCCTGCCCTCGACGTCCCCTCTGGCCGGGCGCTCCCTCGCTccccgcggcgtcggcacgctcggTGAAGGCGCATTcgcaggcagcggcgccgatgcGTCCCGCATTAccgcgctccagctcctgctcggcgtacgcggccacgccgtcgccgtcgacggcgtaTGGGGCAGCGAGACGTCCGGCGCTGTGTCCGCGTTTCAGTCCGGTGCggggctcgacgccgacggcatccCGGGCCCTgcgacgctcggcgcgctcgtcgaccagaTCCagcagggcgacggcggcgggatcGTCTCCGCCGCTCAGACGACGCTCAAGACGCACGGCGGGCCGGCCGACCtcgctgtcgacggcgactttGGGCCCGGGACGCATGCCGCCGCGGTCGCTTTGCAGGGTGCGTACGGCCTCGCGCAAGACGGTATCATCGGCCACAACTCGTGGACCGCGCTGTTCAACGAGCCGCTCGcggctccgccgccgccgcccccgacgcctGAGGACCCGAAGAAGCCGGTCCCCAACGCCGTTACTGCCGGCCAGGCCAGACTGCTCAGCGACCCCGAGATCATCGACCTCGAAAGAAAGGCCCGCTACGCTGC TTctacggcgccggcgggaaCGGCAAGACTGTACCGACGT gtGGGCGGGACGTGGTGGAACAACTTGTGGATTCTCCAGAAGACGCCGACCGAGGAGCACTTCCCCGGCTCGACGGGGGTACGGCTCCACTCGGGCTTCTACGACGACTTTGTAGCGATGATCAAGCCGATCCATGCCGCTGTCGCCAAGGCGCGTGTGGACGGCAACACACGCATCCTCGTCGTGGGGCATTcgcagggcggcgcggtgtcGACGCTCATGGCGGCCAGTCTGCAGGCCACGTTTAGCGACATGACCGTGTTCGGCGCGTCGttctccgcgccgcgccagggCAACACCAAGTGGGCCGACTACGTCGACCGGGTGCTCAAGGACCGCGCGCCCCACGTCATCAACTACAACGACGCGGTGCCCAACCTCCCCATGCGGGAGGGTAAGCTGTTCGGGCAGACGTTCGAGTACACGCACCCGTCGCACGAGGTCTGGATCACCAAGGAACAGCAGTGGATCGCCTGTAATGGGAGAGAGAACACGTACTGCGCCAACTCGACCATGCCCAAGAGCTTTGGTCCCCATGGAGGCCCGTTCGGGACCGTCAAGGGCATGGGAGGGTGTGAGGCGTCGCGAGGCATTGCTAGGCCAAGTGGGTGA